A genomic window from Camelus ferus isolate YT-003-E chromosome 9, BCGSAC_Cfer_1.0, whole genome shotgun sequence includes:
- the LOC102522809 gene encoding zinc finger protein 211 codes for MAAAALRDPLQGSVTFEDVVVYFSWEEWGLLDETQRCLYHDVMLENFALVTSLGCWYGMEDEEAFSVQKVSVEQISPGKSLHPDPSIQKTQPCEKCVARRGIWYLAEYQESHPGQESHTCEACGQQFWASPNLHQHQKHNAERPFKRDVDRASFVTSCKFRVSGKPFTCEEVGKDFLAVLNLLQHQATLKGAPPHSSFKHEESFHSGKSHFKDGEYRDLCSYEYTLFQHQQIHTRESYYNCDDCEKPFNQSSILINCQRADLEAKSYECNECGKSFNQSYKLIQHHRIHTGARPYKCVECGKAFTYKLRLVQHLQVHNKVRPYECGECGKAFSYSSTLIKHQRVHTGARPYKCGECGNSFSQSSNLIQHQKIHSGARPYKCSECGKSFSYKCKLVQHLRIHTGERPYECSECGKSFSHSSTLNQHQRIHTGARPYKCDECEKSFSQKSNLIQHRRVHTGEKPYECGECGKSFSQSSHIIQHRKLHTR; via the exons GGCAGTGTGACCTTTGAAGATGTGGTTGTGTACTTCTCCTGGGAGGAATGGGGTCTCCTTGATGAGACTCAGAGATGCCTGTACCAtgatgtgatgctggagaactttGCACTTGTGACCTCACTGG GTTGTTGGTATGGAATGGAGGACGAGGAAGCATTTTCTGTGCAGAAGGTTTCTGTGGAACAAATTTCACCAGGCAAGAGTCTACATCCAGACCCGTCCATTCAGAAGACTCAGCCCTGTGAGAAATGTGTGGCCAGGAGAGGTATCTGGTACCTGGCTGAGTACCAAGAATCACATCCTGGGCAGGAGTCACACACCTGTGAGGCATGTGGACAGCAGTTCTGGGCCAGTCCAAACCTTCACCAGCACCAGAAGCACAATGCAGAGAGGCCATTCAAAAGGGACGTAGACAGGGCCTCCTTTGTGACGAGCTGCAAATTCCGTGTTTCAGGGAAGCCCTTCACCTGTGAGGAAGTTGGGAAAGACTTCCTGGCGGTATTGAATCTTCTGCAACATCAGGCCACCCTCAAAGGGGCACCACCACACAGCAGCTTCAAGCATGAGGAATCCTTTCACAGTGGAAAAAGTCATTTCAAGGACGGTGAATATAGGGATCTCTGCAGTTATGAATACACACTTTTTCAGCATCAGCAAATTCACACTAGAGAGAGTTATTACAACTGTGACGACTGTGAGAAACCCTTTAACCAAAGCTCCATTCTAATTAACTGCCAGAGAGCTGACCTAGAAGCAAAGTCTTATGAgtgcaatgaatgtgggaaatcctttaACCAAAGCTATAAACTCATTCAACACCACAGAATTCACACTGGAGCAAGGCCTTACAAGTGCGttgaatgtggaaaagccttcacCTACAAACTAAGACTTGTGCAGCACCTTCAAGTCCACAATAAAGTGAGGCCTTATGAGTGtggtgaatgtgggaaagcctttagcTACAGCTCCACTCTCATTAAACAccagagagttcacactggagcCAGGCCTTATAAGTGCGGTGAGTGTGGGAATTCCTTTAGCCAGAGCTCCAACCTCATTCAGCACCAGAAGATTCACAGTGGGGCAAGGCCTTAcaaatgcagtgaatgtggaaaaTCCTTCAGCTATAAATGCAAACTCGTGCAGCATCTGcgaattcacactggagaaaggccttatgagTGCAGTGAATGCGGGAAATCCTTTAGCCACAGCTCCACTCTCAATCAACACCAGAGAATTCACACAGGAGCCAGACCTTATAAATGTGATGAGTGTGAGAAATCCTTCAGCCAGAAGTCCAACCTAATTCAGCACCGCAGAGTTCACACAGGAGAAAAGCCTTATGAGTGTGGGGAGTGTGGGAAATCCTTCAGTCAAAGCTCCCACATCATTCAACACAGAAAACTTCACACCAGATGA